From Euzebyales bacterium:
CGCACGGGTGGGAACCCGACGTCCACCGCGAGCCACCCACGCACGACGAGATCGCGGAGCTGCGCGACCGGTATCCGCACACGGTGTTCGCACCCGGCGTGCTCGACGTCTGCCGGGCCGCCGACCTCGTGTATCCGCTGGTGTACAGCGACGAGGGCGAAGGTGGATACATCCAGGCTGTGCTGGAGCTGTGCGACATCCCCTACGTCGGCCCCACGCCGCTCGGATGCTCGATCTCCTTTGACAAGCTGACGGCCAAGCGGTTGTGCCGCGACAGTGGGCTGGCCACACCGGAGTGGCGGGTCGTCCGCGATGACGACGACGTGGATGTCGTGGACTTCGACGGTCCGTGGGTGGTCAAGCCGGTTCGTGGCGGCTCGACGATCGGGGTGACGCTGGCCAGCGACCGCAGTGAGCTGCACGAAGCGGTGGCGTCGAGCCGAGAATACGGCGCCGACGCGCTGGTCGAGGAGCGCATCGACGGGCGCGAGTTCAGCCTGGGCGTCATCGGTGAGGAGGCACTGGCGGTGGTCGAGATCAGCACCGACCGCGAGCTGTTCGACTACGTGGCCAAGTACCAGGAGGGCAAGGCGGACGAGGTGTGCCCGGCGCCGCAGGCCGACGCGGAGCGCGACGAGCTCCAGGCTCTGGCGGTGCGGGCGCACGACGTGCTGGTCCAAGGAGACCACTCGGCGTCACGCATGGACTTCCTGCAGGACGGCGACGGACGCTTCTACTTCCTGGAGTGCAACGGCCTGCCGGGCATGACCTCGACGAGCCTGTTCCCCAAGTCGGCGATGGGTGCGGGCATGGATCTGTCGCAGGTCTGTGACCGCATCGCCCAGCTGGCGTACGAGGCACGCGTCGGCTGAGCGCGGGTCTTCGCGCGATCCGCGTGTGACCACTACGCTGCTCGTGTCGCGCCGGTCGTCAGCCCGAGCGCGGGTCCGTCCTTCCGGGAGGTTGAGCGCGTGGACGGCCGGAACGCCCCGACGACGTCGGCTGCCTCCGCACGGCACGTGCTGCAGTCCGTCCCACCCACGGGTTCCATGCGCGTGGCCATCGCGGGTATATCCCACGAGAGCAACACATACGCGGTCGAGGCGTCCGGGCTGACGTTCGCCGACTGGTTCGAGTGCTTCCGCGGCGACGAGATCATCGCGCGCTACCGCGATACCGCGACCTACATCGGCGGCATGGTCGACGGGCTGGCGGCGCTGGGCGCGGTGGCCGTTCCGACGTTCTTCGCCATCGGCGAGCCGTCGGGCACCATCCGCGCCGCGGCGTACGAGCACCTGCGCGACGAGCTGCTGAGTCGCCTGCGTGCCGTCCTGCCGGTCGACGCCGTCGCACTCGAGCTGCACGGCGCCGGGGTCACCGAGACGACCGATGATCTCGAGGGCGATCTGCTCGCGCACGTTCGGGCGCTGGTCGGCACCACGACGCCGATCGTCGTGACGCTGGACCTGCACGCCAACGTGACCGACCGCATGGCGGAGCACGCCGACGTTCTGCTGGGCGTGCGCCTCAACCCCCACACCGACATGCACGATCGTGGCGTGGAGGCCGTCGAGCTGGTGCCCGGGCTCCTGCGGGGTGACATGCAGCCGACGGCCCACGTCGAGCGCCTGCCGATGCTGCTGCCGCTGACGACGACCGACACTGGCCCGGCCGCGGACGTCAACGCGCGCTGCGCCGAGGTCGAGCGACGCCCGGGGATCATCGACTGTACCTTCTTCCACGGGTTCCCGTACGCCGACGGGTTCGACGTCGGCGCGCGGATCGTGTGCACGACCGACGACGCGGCCGAGCTCGCGAGGGACGCGGCGCGCGAGGTCGCCGCCCACGTGTGGGAACGTCGCGAGGACTTCCGGTCTGCGGGGCTGTCGCCGCCGGAGGCCGTGGCCGCCGCACTCGAGATCCCCGACGGGCCGGTGGTCATCAACGACACCGCCGACAACCCGGGGGGTGGGACCAT
This genomic window contains:
- a CDS encoding ATP-grasp domain-containing protein; the protein is MRIVMLMGGANTERDVSLASGIEVASALRAAGHEVANVDLATEVDVSNGVDELFVSTDPHGWEPDVHREPPTHDEIAELRDRYPHTVFAPGVLDVCRAADLVYPLVYSDEGEGGYIQAVLELCDIPYVGPTPLGCSISFDKLTAKRLCRDSGLATPEWRVVRDDDDVDVVDFDGPWVVKPVRGGSTIGVTLASDRSELHEAVASSREYGADALVEERIDGREFSLGVIGEEALAVVEISTDRELFDYVAKYQEGKADEVCPAPQADAERDELQALAVRAHDVLVQGDHSASRMDFLQDGDGRFYFLECNGLPGMTSTSLFPKSAMGAGMDLSQVCDRIAQLAYEARVG
- a CDS encoding M81 family metallopeptidase, which produces MDGRNAPTTSAASARHVLQSVPPTGSMRVAIAGISHESNTYAVEASGLTFADWFECFRGDEIIARYRDTATYIGGMVDGLAALGAVAVPTFFAIGEPSGTIRAAAYEHLRDELLSRLRAVLPVDAVALELHGAGVTETTDDLEGDLLAHVRALVGTTTPIVVTLDLHANVTDRMAEHADVLLGVRLNPHTDMHDRGVEAVELVPGLLRGDMQPTAHVERLPMLLPLTTTDTGPAADVNARCAEVERRPGIIDCTFFHGFPYADGFDVGARIVCTTDDAAELARDAAREVAAHVWERREDFRSAGLSPPEAVAAALEIPDGPVVINDTADNPGGGTMGDDVQLLQALLDHRVERACFGFICDAETAAQAHQAGVGSTIDVKLGGKSDRRIRSPLAATAYVKGLTDGRFRLSFYAPGLQVDLGRTARLRIDGVDVIVVSRVQQTFDPEVFLLHGVDVTRCRVIALKSSHHFRAGFRDLATAIITADSESGLTTQRIERLRRRAGMLPTWPIDVTARYGDG